In Phaeobacter porticola, one DNA window encodes the following:
- a CDS encoding TRAP transporter large permease: MEPIEIGLWVSGFLLATVLLGMRVAFAAGLAGLVGLIWIFWAKFGYDPARFIKALTIAVKTAGQVPHSKVSSQALSLIPTFILIGYLAYYAGLTKALFEAAKRWLAWVPGGLAVSTVFATAGFAAVSGASVATSAVFARIAIPEMLAIGYDKRFAAGVVAAGGTLASLIPPSAILVIYAIIVEQDVGKLLLAGFIPGAFSALVYALLIIGMAVTIKGFGPPVRGFTWRERLVSLPPALPILFVVATIILFVYNPFGGAAWGTPTEGGAIGAFVVFLMALFRGMRWAQLKDALLETAKLSVMIFTIIWGVLVYVRFLGFAELPAAFSDWITSLTLSPMLILVCILLAYAVLGMFMDAIGMLLLTLPVVYPAVMALNGGEYVSAAESTFGMSGPMCAIWFGILVVKMAEFCLITPPIGLNCFVVAGVRDDLTVQDVFKGVTPFFIADGITIALLVAFPAIVLWLPSLA; encoded by the coding sequence ATGGAACCCATTGAAATTGGCCTTTGGGTCAGCGGCTTTCTTCTGGCGACGGTCCTATTGGGAATGCGCGTTGCCTTTGCGGCCGGTTTGGCCGGGCTTGTTGGTCTGATCTGGATATTTTGGGCTAAGTTTGGCTATGATCCGGCGCGTTTTATCAAAGCATTGACCATTGCGGTCAAAACCGCCGGTCAAGTCCCCCATTCCAAGGTCTCAAGTCAGGCACTGAGCCTTATTCCGACCTTCATCCTGATCGGCTATCTCGCCTATTATGCAGGGCTGACCAAAGCACTGTTCGAGGCCGCCAAACGCTGGCTGGCCTGGGTTCCGGGCGGGCTTGCCGTTTCAACTGTCTTTGCCACGGCAGGCTTTGCGGCGGTCTCTGGCGCCTCGGTTGCGACCTCTGCGGTCTTTGCCAGGATCGCCATCCCGGAGATGCTGGCCATCGGTTATGATAAACGTTTTGCGGCGGGCGTTGTGGCGGCTGGCGGCACGCTTGCGTCGCTGATCCCACCTTCGGCAATTCTGGTGATCTATGCGATCATCGTAGAGCAGGATGTCGGAAAACTGCTATTGGCGGGGTTCATCCCGGGCGCATTCTCGGCACTGGTCTATGCGCTGCTGATCATTGGCATGGCGGTGACGATCAAAGGGTTCGGACCGCCGGTGCGCGGTTTTACCTGGCGTGAACGGTTGGTGTCCCTGCCACCCGCACTGCCGATCCTTTTCGTGGTCGCGACGATTATTCTGTTTGTTTACAACCCTTTTGGGGGTGCCGCCTGGGGTACCCCCACCGAAGGTGGCGCGATCGGGGCCTTTGTGGTCTTTCTGATGGCGCTGTTTCGGGGCATGCGGTGGGCACAGCTGAAGGATGCGTTGCTGGAAACTGCAAAATTGTCGGTGATGATCTTTACCATTATCTGGGGCGTATTGGTTTATGTGCGGTTTCTGGGCTTTGCTGAACTGCCCGCGGCGTTTTCCGACTGGATCACTTCGCTGACACTGTCGCCCATGCTGATCCTCGTCTGCATCCTCTTGGCCTATGCCGTGCTGGGCATGTTTATGGATGCCATCGGGATGTTGCTCTTGACCCTGCCGGTGGTCTACCCGGCTGTCATGGCATTGAATGGCGGTGAGTATGTTTCGGCAGCGGAAAGCACATTTGGCATGTCTGGGCCGATGTGTGCGATCTGGTTTGGCATTCTGGTGGTGAAAATGGCCGAGTTTTGCCTGATCACACCGCCCATCGGGCTCAACTGCTTTGTGGTCGCAGGTGTCCGCGATGATCTGACGGTTCAGGATGTGTTCAAAGGCGTCACGCCCTTTTTCATCGCCGATGGCATTACCATCGCCCTTCTGGTGGCCTTTCCAGCAATTGTTCTCTGGTTGCCAAGCCTGGCGTGA